The genomic stretch TCCTTTATCCACAATCAAACTAGCAACGATATCAAAACTTTGCAGCCCGGGCAAGGCTGCGATACCGTCTTCCTCACCTCAACAGCGCGTACCCTCGATCTGGCAACGGTTTTCGCGACTGAAGATGCTCTCCTCGTTCTCGTTTCCCCCGGAAAAGTTCAATCTTTAATGGCATGGCTCGATCGCTATCTATTCCCGATGGATCGCGTCCAATTAACCGATATTTCCCCAAAATACGCGATTTTTAGCCTCATTGGAGCAAACAGCCGCGATTTACTCGGCGCGATAGGCATAGAACTGCCAGAAACTCAGCCAGACAATCATCATGCTCTCGTGCCGTTCCAGGATACAGAAATTCGCGTTGTAACGGGCAGCGGCTTAGATTTACCCGGCTATACCTTAGTCGTTCCTGCGGACGCGGCGGCGGGGGTTTGGAGTCAATTGCAGGCAGCAGGGGCAACCCCAATCGGAGAAGCGGCTTGGGAACGGTTGCGAGTCGAACGGGGCAGACCGGCTTGCGATCGCGAACTGACTGAGGAGTATAATCCCCTAGAAGCGGGACTCTGGTATTGTACTTCCTTCACCAAAGGCTGTTATATCGGCCAAGAAACAATCGCGCGCCTCAATACTTACCAAGGCGTAAAACAACGGCTTTGGGGCATTAAACTACAGTCTCCCGTCGCTTGTGGAAGTGATATCGTTGTAGACGGTAAAAAGGTGGGAACCCTCACCAGCGTCTCGGAAACGGAGAATGAACCTTTTGGCTTAGGTTACGTGCGCGTCAAAGCAGGCGGCGAAGGTTTAAAGGTCGGAGTGGGAGAAACTGAAGGCGAGTTAGTTGCCGTTCCCTTTTTGTCCCATGCTTATGTATGATGCACCCAGCTTAGAAAATCGGGATTGGAGAAGTCAAGGTTAGCAATCTAGCACAGATACGCAGGCGATCGAGGGCGTTTAAACTAGCGCTTCGGCGGAATCTGCCAGATTATCGACTCGTTCTGTCGGAACTTTAACCCGTTCGAGGTGCGCGCCGACATTGCGTAACTTCTGCTCGATGTTATCGTAGCCGCGATCGAGATGGTGCAACCCTTTAACAATGGTCATGCCATCGGCAGCCAAACCAGCAATCACCAGCGCCGCCGCCGCGCGTAAGTCCGTTGCCATCACCGGAACGCCGGAAAGTCCGTGAACGCCGCGCACAATCGCGTTTTGTCCCTTGACGCGGATATCTGCGCCCATACGACTCAACTCAGCAACATGACGCAAGCGATTTTCAAACACGGTTTCGGTAATAACGCTATTCCCTTCGGCTAGTGTTAGCAGCGCGGAAAACTGAGCCTGCATATCGGTGGGGAAACCGGGGTAAGGTAGGGTTTCGATATCCGTCGCTCGCAATTCGCTCGGAATTAAGCGCACGGTATCGGGCGCATCGATAACCACTTGCGGGCCGATTTCGCGCAATTTAGCAATAATGGGCGTGAGGTGATCGGGGACGACGGGCGCTATACTCAATTCGGAGTGAGTAATCGCTGCGGCGACTAAGAAGGTTCCAGCTTCGATGCGATCGGGAACGATGGGGTAATCCACCGTATGTAGCTCCGGTACGCCCACAATCGTAATCGTATTCGTTCCTGCACCGTGAATAATTGCACCCATTGCGCCGCAGAAACTTGCTAAATCGACGACTTCTGGTTCCCGCGCGGCGTTATAAATCGTCGTTTCGCCTTCCGCTAGCGTTGCAGCCATCATCAACGTTTCCGTCGCGCCGACGCTGGGATAATCGAGATAAATCTTCGCACCTTTAAGGCGACCGCTGCGTCCTTTGACATCCGCGCAAACTACGCCTTGTTCGATGCGAACTTCCGCTCCTAATGCTTGGAGTCCTCGAACGTGAAGATCTACCGGACGAGCGCCAATCGCGCATCCTCCGGGCAGCGGCATCCGCGCGCTTCCCAAACGAGCTAACAGAGGGCCTACTGCGAAGAAACTGGCGCGAAGTTTAGAGACTAACTCGTAAGGCGCGCGATCGCTCCCTACATGACTTGCATCGATTTCGAGCGCGTCGCCGTTTCGCTCGATCTTTACGCCTAAAGCGCGCAGAATTTGGCACATTTTGCCAATATCAGCCAGGGAAGGAACGTTGCTAATTCGGCATTGCTTCGGGCAAAGCAAAGTTCCCGCAAGAATCGCAAGAACGGAATTTTTGGCTCCGCTAATCGGGATGCAGCCCGAAAGCGGTTTTCTGCCCCAAATTTTTAAGACAGAGGTTTCTTCGTCAGTTGCAGCGGACTGAGTTTCCTGGCTCGTAGCGGCGATCGCAGTTCTGTTGTTCACAAGCAATAATATTTTGTGAATATTTTTTAATTTTCGTTTTGATTCTACAGGAAACACAAAAAATGTCTAGTTTTCTGCAAGTCATTCGGGTTCAATAGCGTACAAATGAATTTATTTCTAACTTTTGCTTGACATTCACTGGAAGTTTCGAGATAATAGTAAATCGCGCGAACAAACGCGCCGTCAGCGGAACTGGCGGAATTGGTAGACGCGCTAGATTCAGGTTCTAGTGGGCTTTTGTCCTTGCGAGTTCAAGTCTCGCGTTCCGCATTTTCAAGAAACGATGTTAACGAGCCTGCAAAATCCCTTAGTCAAGCAACTGCGAAAGTTGCGATCGCGCTCCGAGCGGCACAAGCAAGGGTTATTTTTGCTCGAAGGAACGAATGCGCTGCAAGGGGCGGGCGAAACGAACGCGCCCCTAGAAGTTTTGTGCGCTACGCCCGATTGGATGGCTAAGCATCCGCAACTGTGGGAGCAACTGCAACATTTAGCCCAGCGAGTGGAAACAATCTCGCCAGAAGTCTGCGGCGCGATCGCCACAACTGTCAATCCCGATGGAGTCGTCGCTGCCGCAGAACGCGGCAAACTGACTAAAGCACCGCAATTCCCGTTGAATTTCGGCATTGCCTTAGAACGATTGCAGGATCCCGGTAATTTAGGCACGATAATCCGCACTGCTGCCGCTGCTGAAGTCGAAGGATTGTGGTTGAGCGAAGATAGCGTCGATCTCGAAAATCCCAAAGTCCTGCGCGCCTCAGCGGGAGAGTGGTTTCGCGCACCGATCGCTGTGAGCTCCGATTTAGCGGGCGTTATCGCCGATTGTCGCGGTGGGGGAATGCAAATCGTCGCCACAACACCCAGCGCCCAATTCACTTATTGGGAAGCCGATTTTAAGAAACCAACTTTGATTTTACTCGGCAACGAAGCGGCAGGATTGTCATCAGAATTATTGGGATTGTGCGATTTTCAAGTAAAGATTCCCCTAGGGGCGGGAGTCGAGTCTTTAAATGTCGCGATCGCGGCAGCTTTATTATTATATGAAGTCCGAAGGCAGCAACGAGCGCTACGCGAGTTCGACAAAGCCTAAACGCAAGGTTGGTATAAGCTGAAAGCTTTATTCTAAGGTTAAAGAATATTATTTTAAGGCAACCAATGCGGATTTAAACCGGGAATTAACTTTTTGGGCGGCGAGATTTTGGGTTTTCCGCCGGTAATTTCGGGTAAAGGAAGATACCAAATATTAGCTTTAAACGCTTCTTGTCCGGGGGCGGTAGCGGTGGCAGGAATCGCTTGATCGAACAGCAATCCGGAGCCATCGGGAGCCATACTGAGAACGACTTCGCGATCGTTAACAAGGGCTAGAAATGGGGTTTCGGTGCGTTGTTCGAGATCGACGATCGAGAGAATCGGTTCGGAGGGTTGCTGTTCGCTATCGATCTTTAAGCAATAAAGGATATTCGCTTGTTGAGGGGAGAATTGACAGTTGGGGATGAGGGCGCGGGTGCGTAGGAGTTCTTGTTTTACGCCATTGCGACTGAGAAGAACGAGCGATCGCGTCCCTTCAGCATTGGGTTCGAGTAGGATGTTCGCTAGCGTTTCGCGAGAAAAACCGACAATACTATCGTAACCGGGAAGAAATGCCAGAGGTTTAGCCTTCGGAGTCAAAGGAATCATAGAAATGCCGCCTTCCTGGACGACAGCAACGCTTTGAGAGTCGGGAGAAATCGCAAAAATTTCGCCGAGAATGCCTAAAGAGCGGGCTTTTTTACCTTCTTCGATAATCCAGAGGGAGCGATCGCGCGCATTTTGGCGATTGAGGCGTTCGACGAGGATAATCTGTCCGTCTCCGGAGAGATCGAATTGCAGATTTTGGTAATCGCTCGAGCCGAGAATGGGTTGAACTCGTCCGGGTAAGGGTTCGCCCCCGCGATTGGGAAGCCCTGTCGTCACGGTAAAAAGACTAACAGCAGTGGGATCGCGTTCGATTGTATCGCGCGCAACCGCAGAAAATAAAAGGCGATCGCCATCGGGATAGGGTTGAAAATCGACAACGAGCAAATCTGCGGGGGTAAGAATTGTCTTTTGCTCCCGCGTGATATTGTAGAGGATCAAGCGATCGCGCTCTTCCCCGAACGTACCCACGTAAGCGAAAACGCGATCGCGGGTAGTAAATTGCGCTTGAAACGGGCGCAGAGTGCGTCCGACTTGACCGAATTCGCCGTATTCGGCTTGCGCGTTCGATAATTGTAGAGTGTAAGTCTGACCGTACTGAGGCGGTTGGTTCGCGACATAATACATTTGATTGCCGTGCCAAGAAATGCGTCCCGGCAGTTCCGGCGTAATGCGTAAATTCTCCTCCACGCTCGCTCGCTTCATCGGCTGGGCAAATGCCAGCGTCCAAGTCCGATCGCGCGCGCTAATGCGTTTATTGTTCCAGCTAAATTCCGAAACGCGGGGAGTCCAGTACGTCCCCGCGAGCGTCAAACCGCTCAAACAAAGCGAGAGAAACGCGATCGCCGCAATCGCCGCGCGATCGAACGGATATCCGCCTCGCGCGTTTTCCAACCGATCGGGGGTAGAAGATTCCATGAAACAAGGGGCAGGCGTAGAAATGTTATCTGCGTTAGGCTATCCACAAGACATCATAACAACCGTTGACAGTTGACAGGTATTGAGTTGTCAGGAAACAGTTATCAGTTGTCAGTTCTGGGAAAATTGTTGGTTGAGTTATGGCCAGTCACTCCGTTAGGGTAGAGCCGCAGGCAATTCATAAAGTCCAGCAAGCGCTCGCTCGCCAGAACTTAAAACAAAACTCTCTGGCTGAACTGACGGGTTTGGACTCGCTAACCCTCAATCGCTTTTTCCGGGGCGAATTAGTGCGTTTTACAGCGATCGCAGCGATTTATTCCGCTCTCGAGTTAACCTGGGAAGAAGGCGATACCCTTGCCCTCTTTACCCAAACCTCAAAAAGTCCCTTCAACTCCCGCCAGCGCCATCTCGAAATCCTCATCGAGCGCAGTCGCGAGCGATGTTGTGCGAAGATACAAAGCACCTACAGTAAGATTCGCCTCCTAGACGGTCGCTGGCTTGAAGCCGAGCGCGTCAGTCCTTCCGTTTATACTCTCGACAAACTCCCCTTAGATACCTATCATTCCCGCTCCGATCTCCTGCAACAATTCAACGCAATCCGCAACTTCGATCGCTTCGGTTTGGGGGAGCGACAAGGACGCATCCCCGGAATTGATGCAGCA from Oscillatoria sp. FACHB-1406 encodes the following:
- a CDS encoding folate-binding protein YgfZ; the encoded protein is MNQSLHQVQKAAGASFSTDSIVPLSFANDTEAIRAAKESVALCDRSNWGLLLVSDDDRASFIHNQTSNDIKTLQPGQGCDTVFLTSTARTLDLATVFATEDALLVLVSPGKVQSLMAWLDRYLFPMDRVQLTDISPKYAIFSLIGANSRDLLGAIGIELPETQPDNHHALVPFQDTEIRVVTGSGLDLPGYTLVVPADAAAGVWSQLQAAGATPIGEAAWERLRVERGRPACDRELTEEYNPLEAGLWYCTSFTKGCYIGQETIARLNTYQGVKQRLWGIKLQSPVACGSDIVVDGKKVGTLTSVSETENEPFGLGYVRVKAGGEGLKVGVGETEGELVAVPFLSHAYV
- the murA gene encoding UDP-N-acetylglucosamine 1-carboxyvinyltransferase, coding for MAATSQETQSAATDEETSVLKIWGRKPLSGCIPISGAKNSVLAILAGTLLCPKQCRISNVPSLADIGKMCQILRALGVKIERNGDALEIDASHVGSDRAPYELVSKLRASFFAVGPLLARLGSARMPLPGGCAIGARPVDLHVRGLQALGAEVRIEQGVVCADVKGRSGRLKGAKIYLDYPSVGATETLMMAATLAEGETTIYNAAREPEVVDLASFCGAMGAIIHGAGTNTITIVGVPELHTVDYPIVPDRIEAGTFLVAAAITHSELSIAPVVPDHLTPIIAKLREIGPQVVIDAPDTVRLIPSELRATDIETLPYPGFPTDMQAQFSALLTLAEGNSVITETVFENRLRHVAELSRMGADIRVKGQNAIVRGVHGLSGVPVMATDLRAAAALVIAGLAADGMTIVKGLHHLDRGYDNIEQKLRNVGAHLERVKVPTERVDNLADSAEALV
- a CDS encoding RNA methyltransferase → MLTSLQNPLVKQLRKLRSRSERHKQGLFLLEGTNALQGAGETNAPLEVLCATPDWMAKHPQLWEQLQHLAQRVETISPEVCGAIATTVNPDGVVAAAERGKLTKAPQFPLNFGIALERLQDPGNLGTIIRTAAAAEVEGLWLSEDSVDLENPKVLRASAGEWFRAPIAVSSDLAGVIADCRGGGMQIVATTPSAQFTYWEADFKKPTLILLGNEAAGLSSELLGLCDFQVKIPLGAGVESLNVAIAAALLLYEVRRQQRALREFDKA